From the Thermoanaerobaculia bacterium genome, one window contains:
- a CDS encoding 4Fe-4S dicluster domain-containing protein encodes MSELAFFIDYSRCIGCRACVQACEECDTHRGVSMIHLETIRRADTVQTAPQVCMHCEDPICARVCPADAIKQTPDGVTQSALKPRCIGCSNCVLACPFGVPKYFGAIDQMMKCDYCYDRTSAGKRPMCATVCPSQALAFTTREEIERKRQGTAINLWKFGGEVVRTKISVIVPSGVSEIRIGESALSRAGGPAGATEDVAVLLGEI; translated from the coding sequence GTGAGCGAGCTCGCCTTCTTCATCGACTATTCGCGGTGCATCGGATGCCGGGCGTGCGTGCAGGCGTGCGAGGAATGCGACACCCATCGCGGAGTCTCGATGATCCATCTCGAGACGATCCGCCGCGCCGATACCGTTCAGACCGCTCCGCAGGTCTGCATGCACTGCGAAGATCCGATCTGCGCGCGCGTCTGCCCGGCCGACGCGATCAAGCAGACCCCCGACGGCGTGACCCAGTCGGCGCTGAAGCCCCGCTGCATCGGATGCAGCAACTGCGTCCTGGCGTGCCCCTTCGGCGTGCCGAAGTACTTCGGCGCGATCGACCAGATGATGAAGTGCGACTACTGCTACGACCGGACGAGCGCGGGAAAGCGCCCGATGTGCGCGACCGTCTGTCCTTCCCAGGCGCTCGCGTTCACGACGCGCGAGGAGATCGAGAGGAAGCGCCAGGGAACCGCGATCAACCTCTGGAAGTTCGGCGGCGAGGTCGTCCGAACGAAGATCTCGGTGATCGTTCCCTCGGGAGTGTCCGAGATCCGGATCGGCGAATCGGCACTTTCCCGTGCGGGAGGCCCCGCCGGCGCGACCGAGGACGTGGCCGTGCTGCTGGGAGAGATCTGA
- a CDS encoding plastocyanin/azurin family copper-binding protein, with protein MKKILIALIVAASSALPAAAGDIHGKVTCKGSSTCADTVVYVAAIPGKTFPAPAAHAKMNQLNMKFVPRILPVLEGTTVDFLNSDAVLHNVFTPDACADKFNLGTWPKGETKTYTFKKECAAALLCKVHPEMEAYVVAVPTPYYAQAKADGSYQIADVPDGSYTLKVWHPRLKGKEKPVKVAGATEADFEIAR; from the coding sequence ATGAAGAAGATCCTGATCGCCCTGATCGTCGCCGCTTCGTCGGCGCTCCCCGCGGCCGCCGGAGACATCCACGGCAAAGTGACCTGCAAGGGCTCCTCGACGTGCGCCGACACGGTCGTCTACGTCGCCGCGATCCCCGGCAAGACCTTCCCCGCGCCGGCGGCGCACGCGAAGATGAACCAGCTCAACATGAAGTTCGTCCCGCGAATTCTCCCCGTTCTCGAAGGCACCACCGTCGACTTCCTGAACTCCGACGCCGTGCTGCACAACGTCTTCACCCCGGACGCTTGCGCGGACAAGTTCAACCTCGGCACCTGGCCGAAGGGAGAGACGAAGACCTACACGTTCAAGAAGGAATGCGCAGCGGCCCTGCTCTGCAAAGTGCACCCGGAGATGGAGGCGTATGTCGTCGCCGTTCCGACGCCGTACTATGCGCAGGCCAAGGCCGACGGCAGCTACCAGATCGCCGACGTGCCCGACGGGAGCTACACGCTGAAAGTCTGGCATCCGCGGCTCAAGGGCAAGGAAAAGCCGGTGAAGGTCGCGGGAGCGACGGAAGCGGACTTCGAGATCGCCCGCTGA
- a CDS encoding DUF6755 family protein, with protein sequence METRKQGTTLFTAIAVLIGMLVVIQLWLVAAALEALLSGNRGALLPAAIASVVLLLVNAGLLLYIVRFDERIRRLEAPPRD encoded by the coding sequence GTGGAGACGCGCAAACAGGGAACGACCCTCTTCACCGCGATCGCGGTGCTCATCGGCATGCTCGTCGTGATCCAGCTCTGGCTGGTCGCGGCGGCCCTCGAGGCGCTCCTCTCGGGGAATCGCGGCGCGCTGCTGCCCGCGGCGATCGCCTCCGTCGTCCTCCTACTCGTCAACGCCGGGCTCCTCCTCTACATCGTCCGGTTCGACGAGCGGATCCGGCGCCTCGAGGCGCCTCCGCGTGACTGA
- a CDS encoding Rieske 2Fe-2S domain-containing protein, translating into MEEREGAGPRWREDFPIAWERDHYVTRRELAKFLTLGSALLAGASAVIALAGRLWKPARRRRTRIASAAAVPRGGSLLFRFPTDEDPCILLRAPDGSFEAYSQVCTHLSCAVVYRPEDRTLACPCHKGVFTCSEGRPIAGPPTRRLPRIVLDVRGDDVFATGVEL; encoded by the coding sequence GTGGAGGAGCGCGAGGGAGCCGGCCCGCGCTGGCGCGAGGACTTCCCGATCGCGTGGGAGCGGGACCACTACGTCACGCGCCGCGAGCTCGCGAAGTTCCTGACGCTCGGCTCGGCTCTGCTGGCGGGCGCCAGCGCCGTGATCGCGCTGGCGGGACGGCTGTGGAAACCGGCCCGCCGCCGGCGCACGCGGATCGCGAGCGCGGCCGCGGTTCCGCGCGGCGGCTCGCTCCTTTTCCGGTTCCCGACCGACGAAGACCCCTGCATCCTCCTCCGCGCGCCGGACGGCTCCTTCGAGGCCTACTCGCAGGTCTGCACGCATCTTTCCTGCGCCGTCGTCTACCGGCCCGAGGATCGGACGCTCGCCTGCCCCTGTCACAAGGGGGTATTCACGTGCAGCGAAGGGCGGCCGATCGCAGGACCGCCGACGCGCCGGCTCCCGCGGATCGTCCTCGACGTCCGCGGCGACGACGTTTTCGCGACCGGAGTGGAGCTGTAG
- a CDS encoding HPP family protein, with product MTERRPPLSLLEPQVVRGLAERLRIARLLRRFPERNVWAAFMFVNGFITIALLAALAMVSRTPFVFPSLGPTAFLFFFTPTLPTASPRHSIYGHAIGIACGYGALLATGLQHAPPAMVAGVDFRRVLAAALSLAATGALMILFKAAHPPAGATTLIISLGIVTRPSYLLVIEIAVALLTIQAIAINRLAGIDYPLWSRRAEPSGRTDGPLA from the coding sequence GTGACTGAGCGGCGGCCGCCGCTCTCGCTTCTCGAGCCGCAGGTCGTACGGGGGCTCGCGGAACGGCTGCGGATCGCCCGGCTCCTCCGGCGCTTTCCCGAGCGGAACGTCTGGGCGGCATTCATGTTCGTCAACGGATTCATCACGATCGCGCTGCTCGCCGCCCTCGCGATGGTTTCGCGGACGCCGTTCGTCTTCCCGTCGCTCGGACCGACGGCGTTCCTCTTCTTCTTCACGCCGACGCTTCCGACGGCGAGCCCGCGGCATTCGATCTACGGGCACGCGATCGGGATCGCCTGCGGATACGGGGCTCTGCTCGCGACCGGGCTCCAGCACGCGCCTCCGGCGATGGTCGCCGGGGTGGACTTTCGGCGCGTGCTGGCGGCGGCCCTCTCGCTCGCCGCGACGGGCGCGCTCATGATCCTCTTCAAGGCGGCGCATCCGCCGGCAGGCGCCACGACGCTCATCATCTCGCTCGGAATCGTGACGAGGCCGTCCTATCTTCTGGTCATCGAGATCGCGGTGGCCCTTCTGACGATCCAGGCCATCGCGATCAACCGCCTCGCCGGCATCGACTACCCCCTGTGGTCCCGACGAGCGGAGCCGTCTGGCAGAACGGACGGCCCGCTGGCGTAG